The genomic stretch CCTTAAGTACCGTCACCTCAGCTGCTCAATCAGTTCCAGCAGAGCACTGCATTCCAGCTCAAGTGCACAAACCTATCTCATTCAAAGCATCATATTCACCATTCATATCCAACAGAAACCAAAGCATCATATTCAGAGACGCATTCCTGCTAAATTGAAAAACTTCTGCGTTGTAACTTTCTCATGCTTATTGATAATGATAACTTGTAGCATGAGCAAGCATCATAACGATGAATTGCTTGGACTTTCAGACGTTGAATGTACCTGGTTATCCTTGAAGTTGACCTGACTAGTATTCAACTCCCTATGAGGAAAGTGATGTGCAGCGATGGATGCCTGTAAAAGAGTTAGTTTTGGCATCCAATCAAGTAGAATGTCATGATTCGATATAAAGCACAACTGAAAGGGAAAGGATTAAATAGGCATAGAATCTTACTTTTTTCCAACCAACAGTCATGGAAGAGAGAGATTAGGATCTTCTTCATCTGAGTCAAACTCAACCTGGAAACAAGTAAACAGTGCAACCCAAATTAGTTTTACATGGAGCTTATCAAACCTTCATTCAACTTAAAGCCATATACTTAAATAAAGAGAATTGATGAAACACCAATCAAAGTGATAGACTTCTAGTTATAATTTAGCAGTATGAGAAACAATGTTGCTTCGTTTTATGAAATGCAAGAGAAAAAGTTCATCGCAGTTTCGTGCTTCAAATGAAAAACTCACATTTTCATCCTTATACCACTTCCCATGGCCATCACGCTTCCAGCCAGCAGATGTGAACTTAAGCTCCTTCTCTTGTCGTTCCCGGTCGTACACATGAGGCATGATAATTTGATTTGTTGTGACTCCTATTTGAACAGATTGACTATTCCTTTTATTAGTTAGGCAACTTGTACTGTCACCCTTGTTGCATTTGATCTCATCCACTCGAGAAGCAGTACTTTGCTCCAACTTTTGATGAAGTATGTCAGAAGCAGCTTTCCTTGCGCGGTCAATTAATGGTTTGCTTGCTGATCTACACAATTGGCTGGGTGTCAAGGTGCTCGAGGTGGCAGTACCACATTCTGACAAGGCTATTCTCTTGTTTATCTCATCTTGCCTACCTAATTCTATTTCCTCAAGTCTTGACTCTGCTGCTCGATGATGAGACCCTTTAATATGTGCCTACAAATGTTCTCTATAATCATGAAATTATCACATAAGAAGATGGTAGGAGAACTAGCATAACAAAAGTCGAGTATTATAACATGACAAATGTCCTAATGCATCTTTCAATGTGAACATAGATACATACATATTCATCCACATACTAAAAAATTGTAAATATGCATGCCGGTATGTCTGTAGAGTTTGTGCTTAATTAATCACAGAACGTCACCAATTGGCAATATTGGGTCCAAAGAAGTAGAGGTTCTTCATCAACTGCAAACAGTGTCAATCTGAACTGAACCTTTCATCTTCCTTCTTTGCGTGCGAGCAGGAAGCACCTCATTAGTGTGCATCACATGATTAAGACAATCATACTTTACCTCCCTTACATGTCTCACTTGGACCAATTAAAAATATTTTGTCCAAAAAAGTAAAGCTCCTTCTGATAATGAGGGATTATCACAGAAGATGGTAAGAGAACTAGCAACCCCCATGAGAATTTTCCTAATACATCTATCAATGCATACATAAATAAAATACGTGCTGCATCCACACGTTAAAAAATTGTAATATGAATGTACAGTATGTCTGTACGGTTTGTCTACCAATTAACCACAGAACTTCAACAATTAAAAATAGCCGGTCCGAAGAAACAGAAAGAATTGTTTGGCTGGCTGAAGATGCTTttcctttaattaatttttttggtTTGGGTGGAGTTGTTATCCACTCATACATACTCTTCTACCATTGACAATTAAAAGAAAAGGATTTTGACATGCTAGTAATCAAGCATTTCCGGATGTATCAATCAATCAACCTTCCCTCAATTCTAAATTACTTGGAGTCGGCTGTGTGAATCCTCTGTAACTAGTCTACTTTATTTTGACCTATTTCCTTCCAGTACTAAATAATATATCTTCTAAGACAATTACTGGCTTCAACTAAAGATCTAAAATTAACATATAAGTCCTTGACCAGAATAGAAAGGTTCCTCACAGGATCTAATGTAACTATGTAAGTGTAATAACGACAACTAAGCATTGATTCCAACTAGGCGGTATCACCAGAATGGATCATTTGCTTCCATTGTGTTATATTCTTAGCTAAGCAAGCATTTGTTTCGAGAGATTGTTAGTCTTTGAAGTACCTCCTCTCCATGTAATATTATATTCAAGCATTGCTTTGCCGCACCTATGAATTGATATGTATTGATGTCTCCGTAGGACGTCGCATAACAATCTCAAGCAACACTTTTTCATTTAGCTTTTGTTTGCTATTTGCACTCATAAGTGATCATTTATAATCTTGTCCAATCTCAAATCATCCACTTTTAATATCTCCACTCTTGTGAAATTAATATTGTGAATATGCTGGGTCTTCTAGACCAAAAATTCAATCTCATACAACCTTGTTAGTCTAACAATTATATAGGATTTCTATTCGCAATTCTTAGTTAGCCATATCAAATTATCATGAATCTGGACCATGTTGAAGCCTCCAATTTTTCTTCCGATAGAGATGCTATAA from Nicotiana sylvestris chromosome 12, ASM39365v2, whole genome shotgun sequence encodes the following:
- the LOC104225585 gene encoding uncharacterized protein → MSVFGGDSWAREAQNRKRRIDELMAENISSSAYKKLSSGKFACLVCPHSPVLDTHLMLSAHIKGSHHRAAESRLEEIELGRQDEINKRIALSECGTATSSTLTPSQLCRSASKPLIDRARKAASDILHQKLEQSTASRVDEIKCNKGDSTSCLTNKRNSQSVQIGVTTNQIIMPHVYDRERQEKELKFTSAGWKRDGHGKWYKDENVEFDSDEEDPNLSLP